ttaagacaacacacatttactctctcttttcttttttttttttttttttttggctgcggtgcagcatgcatgtgggaacttagttccccgaccagggatcaaacacaggccccctgcagtgggagtgccagggaagtccccacacattTATTCTCTTGCAGTTCTAGAGATCAGAAGcctaaaatcaaggtgtaggcAGGGCTGAAGCCCCTAGGGTACAATCCATTTCCCggtctttttcagcttctagaggatACTGCATCCTCGGCCCATGGCCCCTTTTTCACATCCCTCCAACCTCTTTCTTCACTCATCACATCACCTGACTGATCTCCTGATCatcttccatcatcacatctcacgctgaccctcctgcctccctcttgtaAGGACCATTGCGATTATACAGGGCCCACCCAGACAACACTGGATAATCTCTCCTTCTCAGAACCCTTAACTTCagcacatctgcaaagtctcttttgccacgTAAGTTCTTATAGTCTCAGGATCTGGGGATTGGGATTTCAGCATCTTTAGGGAGCCATTATTCCACCTACATCACACCCTCTCTTCTTCTACCACATAATTTTCTATCACCACACCTGTTCATTATCCTCACTGCACTGATTCCGGTTGGAATTCTtgtgttcatttgtttctatttatcacctgttcttctcttccttcatGTCCACAATTCTTTCCCCAGCACCAACATTGTTGGTGTTCAGTAAATACGTGTTGAATGAAAGTaagaatggatggatagatggatggatggatggatggacggacggatggatggatggtggatggatggatggatgatggatggatgggtgatggatgaatggatgttggatggactatggatggaaggatggatggatataagatggatgatggatgatggatggatggatgatggatgatggatggatggatgatggatgatggatggatggatggatgatgggtgAATGGCTgttggatggatgatggatggatgatggatggatgatggatggattatagatggaaggatggatggatgtaagatggatggatggatagatgatggATGAAAGGATGGATGTaaaatggatgatggatggatggatggatggatggatggatgggtgagggatggatggatgatggatgatggatggatggatgggtgatggATTGTTTGGTAATGGATGATAGATGAATGGCTgttggatggatgatggatggaagggatggatggatgtaagatggatgatggatggatggtggatggatggatgacggatggatggatggatggatagatgatggatgatggatgagtggatgttggatggatgatggatggatggatgatggatgggtggatggatggatggattgtggatggatgggtgggtgatggatggatggataatggataaatggatgttggatggatggatggatgtttgATGCACACATCCCACCACAGATGCTCCATCCTGGCTGGAGGAGGTGTCCTACTCACTCTTCCCCATCAGGAAAACCAGCCAAACCTTGGGGAGAACTTTTTAATCTCAAGGGTTGAAATCAAATGGCCTCAGGAATTAACCTGGGACACACAGACCATGTACACATTTGCTTTGTCTCCTAGAGGACCTTAGCCAAGCAGAAGAGAAAGGTGTTTTGGACCCTAAAGAACCAGCCTatcaccataaaaaggaatgcagcaCTCATATGTGAATTCACAACATGTACGAACCTTGAAAactttatgctgagtgaaagaatcaagacacaaaagacctgtgtgatttcatttctatgaaatgtccagaacaggtaaatccatagagacagaaattagatGAGTAgtgaccaggggctggggaggcggCTAATAAGTATGGGGTTCTTTTAGGGGGTGAAAACAACATTCTATAATTAGAGAGTGgtcatggttgcacaactctctgAATACACTGAAACCATTGAATCGTAcactttttttggccgcaccatgcagcatgcgggatcttcgttccccgacctgggatcaaacccatgcccactgcattgggaacacggagtcttaaccactggaccaccagggaagtcccagtaaatgtgtgttgaatgaagGTGTAAAATGGGCAATGTTGTGGGGATGAAATGATCCCATTTATGCAGCCCTGGCtcagaggacacagcaagaggcAGATGTAATTGTCATCATCCTCACTGCACTTGTCCCCCTGAGCAGAGGGGACAACGGTCAACAGAGAGGTGAGAACAGGACACAGAGGGCAAGATCCTGGGTCAGGAAGGGCCAATCAGGGCTGCCCACCTGGGGGCCTCTgccctctctgcctccccctAGCCTCATCCACACCCCCATTCACTGGTGAAGCAcgcctcctgcctcagggcctttgctcatGCAGTTTCCTCTGCTGGGGATGTCTTCTTTACCCTTCTCACCTGAGCTGCTCCGGCCCAACTTTCCCCACAGGctccctcctcacctcctccaggaagccgtCCTGATCTCCCTGGCATCCTGGTGCCTTCTGTTCAGCTGTGGTTTTACATGTGTCTGGGTCATCTGATTCTGGTCTGCCTCCCAGCTTGATGGCAGCTCCGGGAGGGCAGAGACCTCATCTGCCTGTTCATCAGCCCAGAGCACAGTGCACGGTACCCGGCAGGCACTCTGCAGTGGGTGCGGTTCTGCCTGGGAGGCTCTGCGCTCTCCCTGCTGGCTCGGAGGGTCCGACTCGGAGCAGCTGGGCAACGAGGGACCACAGGAGGGCCCAGCAGAGGAGGGTCCTGGCCTGCATCCTTGTagggggcctggggtgggggtgagaccAGAGTCCACCTGTGAGGCCCACGGCACTGGACCACTAAAACTAAACTTCCCTTCTCctgggaggggtggaggaggaCCACTGACGGCAGGGTGGTGGCTGTTCAGGGCGTGAGGACAGAACATGAGGGTTGGAAGAGCAGGGACAGTGTGTCACGTGACCAGCACTGGGCCGGCCCCTCCAAGTCACCCTAAGCCTtgtgaggggagagagggaatgAATGACACAGTGTTTCTGGGGTCACAAAGAGCTTTCTTACCTGGGACATGATTCCTTTCTCACTGCTACTCCGAGAGTCATTCTTTTTCCCACCTGACAGATGACGAACCAAGTCCCAGGGTCACCCAAGATCGGAGGCAGCCATGAGAGGCCATGTCCCTGCAGAAGCCTGGCCTCCAGGCCGGAGGACAGTGGGTGGCCATGGGACGCAGCAAACCCAAGCAAAGAATGGCCTTCCCATTTACAAGCACCTCTCattagttttgaaagaaacagatTTCCATACCAAATAAGGCGGTGGACTTCAGAGCCACTGCCCACTTCACACAATTCCTTTTAAGAGTCCAGATGCAATTACACTTGGAACTTGCCTGGACTGGCCTCCCCCGGCCTCCCCACATAAACAAGCAGCCCAGCTGGGCCCCAGCTGGCCggcctgggagaggaggggagggtccCCACCTCTGCCTGCTGCCAGCCCAGCCTCGGGCGTGGCGGTGACCTTCAGCATCCTCgagccctcccccaacccctccctaAAAACACAGGCCCTGGGAGGCCAGCTGGACCCAGCAGGGAACGATCTGAGCCCCTTCTGAGGTTCGCCTGTGGCCAGGGACATCGAGCTCCTCCAGGCACAGGAGGGCTGCAGCTCCAGGGCAGGTGCAGGGGAAGCtccatttctggcttctctttaaGATGCCCACAGAGGCACCCCCCAGCCCCAATCTGGGCATCATGTGCTCCCACAGGGAAAACATTGCTCAGAATTCCCTCAGGCTCCCTGGGCCATGAGAAAGTTGGTCCAGGGCAGGGAGCTTTCCCTGGTGGCTCCTGGGAAGCCACTCCTCACCACCCCCGTCCTCACGGCCACCCCTCTGGCCCCTGCACCGCCCCCCAGGCTTTGGCTCGGTGCCCCAGGACCCTGTGGGGACTCGCCGGGGTCGGGGGAGGCTGACTCATCCTCCCGCGGCGCACACACCAGGCACCACGGCCCGCCAATTTCCCCGCTCAGCCCAGGCCCCGGGCGAGCGCTGTGATTTTCCACTTGCGCCATCTGACTGCTATtagggctggagaaaagggaattcctGGCTCCAGAAGCCCACAAGGGACCCTGGGCAGATTCCGGGGTGGAAGGCGGCGTGGGGTACGACCTGGGTGGCACTGCGGTCCAGCCACCCGTTCTGCCCTCCAAAGCGCCTGCACCACCCCCTCACTGGAGCCCTCACCCTGCGGCCTCCAAGCTTCTCCATAACAGCCCCTGGGTACAATTAAAACACCAGGTGGGGACCCGCCCCTCCCAGGCCTCCGCGCCCCCGAAATGCCCAGAGGGGTCCGAGGGAAAGCATCGGGCAAGTGGACAGCCTGGCACTCCCCCTCCCGGGCAGTGGGCAGCCCCGCGGAGCTGCAGATTCACAGCTGGACTCGGGTCGCAGTGCTCGGGCCAACATGACGTCATCAGGCGGAGAGCTGAGATCCCAGCGGGGCTCCGGGGGGGCGGGCTCCCGAGCGGGGCATTCCTTCCCAAAGCCTCATCCcggcccagcccctcctccccctcctcccttctccttccccgtCCCCGCCCCGCTCCTGCCGGGCCTGGAATTGGGTTTGGGGCGGGTTACACTGCCAAAGCGTCTCCTCCAGCAGGCAGGCGAGGGCTCTCCTCCACCCCGAGCTCGCGTTTCCTGAGGCTCCAGGCAGTGCCCTGCGCTGGCCTGCTGCCCTGCTGGTGGGTGACCAGAGGTGGGCACCACGGGAAGAGCCCTCCACGAAGGGGAGGCCTCTGAGGATCAGGCCAGCAGCTGCAGGTACCTCCACGGCGCCCAGGGCCCAGGGGAGGGCGTCCCGGGAGCCGGGGCTGCAGGGTGAGAGCCgggcagggaaggagaagaaggcaGGCACCCTCGAGGCTGGCAGCCCCCGGAAATTACATGGCCCCAAGCAGGAGCCTGAGACCGCAGAGCAGCGCTCTCACCGCCAGAGGAGCCCTCCCAAGGCCCCAGAGTCCCAGGGTCACCGGGCCGCTTTGAGAGTCCCCCTCCTGTGTGGCAGGCCCGGGCACCCTGGTGATTGCTGACCCCCCAGCTGTCCTCTGCTTCCAGCTCCTGCTCTGTCCTCCTGTGGGTGGGGGCCCCCCTCTATCCCTCACCACCCTCGCCAGCCATCCAAGCGTGCTTTCTGGAAGGGCAGGAAGGAGAACACCCAGCAGGCAGCACCCCAAGTGCAACGGCTCCCACCGCCGTCACACACGCTGACAGCAACCCCCTCCTTCCCCGGGCCGAGCTCCGGCAGCTTGGGGCCAGCCCTGGGATGGACACCGAGGGGTCAACCTCGGCAGCCACCAGAGGTTGGGTGGCTGCGTCCCACCTTCTCCCCAGTGGGCGGTGCCTGATGGGGTGCTGGCGTTGGGTGAAGGCTGCTCATGAGACATTTTGAAAGGTGTCCCCTGTGTCTGGGGGGAATGACAGCCACAAGCCCACCCCGTGGCCAGTGCTCTCAGACCCAGCCCAGGCGGCAGCCCCGGGACAAGGAGAGGGGCTGGGAAGACCGACAGGAGAATTGGAGTCTGACGGTTCCCACGGAGGCCTCTTGGTGTAAAGTCCTGTCTAGCGGGGACCCAGGTGGGTTTGGAGCTGGGTGTGGTGGGTGGTGGTGAAAGAGGAGGAGCTTCCTGAGGCTGGGCCAGACAGGTGGCTGGGGGCCCATCCTTGGTCTTGTGCTTTGAGGGGAGGGTCAGCAGTGAGCTGAGCTGGCAGAATTTTTTGTCTGCTTTAGCCTAAGCGCGTTCTGTCGCACGCCAGATCCTGACGTGAGGGGCACACGCACTCACACGCACTCATGTACCTCCCATACACATGTCTTTCTATGGCCCACGTGGGGTCCAACTTGGCTTCCTGATCTCTCTGCACGGAAGTGCAGTAGCTTTTCAGATGGCCCGTGGCGGGACAGCGAGGGCTCAGACACACAGGGACACCCACACCTCGAATCAACCACTACATGCCCAGCCCCAGTCGCACCTCATGCGCAGGCCCCAGCCAGCTGTCCTGGGGGCATGTGTGTCCTTGGAGGTCTAGCCTGGCAGAGGTGAACGGAAGAGGATCTCAGAGTCAGGACATTCCTGGGGGCCAAGCCTGGGGCCCAGACCTAGGGGTGATGTGTGTCTGGAAGGGCGACCAAGAAGAGCGAGAACAGtgtaggaggaggagggtggaagGGGGTGTACCCCAGGCCAGGAAGGGTGAGGGCCAGGCAGGCAGTTTGGGGGTTGCAGGCACCCGGAGAGCTTGGACAAGCCCCAGAGTGTGGAGAAGCATGAGGTCTGTCCGTGGCAATGGGGACAGTGGCCCAACTAGAGTCAAGACTGTcacgggggaggggtgggaggtacACAGTAATATGCACGTCTCCTAGCCCCCCGCTGTCTGCAAACCCACACTGCACACGCCTCACGAGCTGGCTCACTTGTTCTGATGCATAACggccgcccccaccccacccccgacgCGCAGCCACCTGGGGCCCCGGCGCAAGCCCCACGCCCTGCGGGGCTGcgaccccggccccgccccgcggccCCTCCGGCCGGTCCGGTGCCGCTGGCTCCGGGAGGCCGAGGGTTAAAGAGGGGCGGGCAGCTCGCGGGGACCGCGTTCTCGCGCAGCCAATGACCGGCGCCTGCCCGTCCCGGGGCTGAGGGGCGCGCGCGTGGCGGCCTAGGATGGAATCCCGGGGGAGTCCGGAGGAGGAGAGGCACGGCTGCCTGTGGCCAGGCTGTGCCCCCGCAAGGCTCCTCCTCCGCTGACAGCCTCAGTTTCCCGCCTGCACAGTGGGAGGGATGGGTGCTTGCGGGCGCGGGCCGAGGTCAGGTTGGGGGACCGGAGTCAATTCGAGTGCACCCGGGGCAGGCGGACCAATGAGCTCTGCCGGAGGAGGGCGGACAGGTCTCAGGCAGGGACGCCCCCTCCCCGGCCTATCACTACTTCTCCCAGGCCTCCAACCTGCAGTCCTGGCCGAGTCCAGCTGCCCCTGCTCCAGCCTGGAGCCGGGGCCACCATAGCAGCCTCGAGGCTGGTGCCGCCTCCGGCCCTCCTGTCTCTGCAGCCGCTCTGGTCCTGCAGGTACACAAATCTGCAAAGCTGCAGCGTGTGCGGCAGTTACAGGGTGCGCTCTGGGCAGGTGACCTCACCTCCCTGCCCTCATCATAGGAGAGTGACTACCCCTGCCTCAGAGCTGGTACCCAGGACCAAACGGGAGGATGGGGTGTAAGCGAGTAGGCGCTCACCGACACGGGGTTGATGGTGGTGACAgcgatgctgatgctgatgatcGGGGTGCCCTGCCTTCCAGGCATGTGTAGGGGAAAGACCAGACACCTTAATATGTTACAAACACAAGGCCCAGGCAAAAgccgcctcctccaggaagcctccttgCCGGAAATGAACTTTCCTCCCCCACTCTCCTGTCTGGGACTGAACCCCTGTCCCACCCCTGGCTGGACACAAAGGTGGTGTCCAAGAAATGTGTGcaggtaaataaaatatatctccaGAAGCCGTCTGGTTCCAGAAATCTCAGAACAagcggggagggagaggggcttcTTCCCCAGGAGGTGTCCCTAGGGTGTCAGCAGGGGCGGTGAATGAAGGCCCCGGAGAAGGAGGGAGTGGTGCACACAGACTCCACCTGCTCTGGACTCAGCAGGAAACCCGGTGCCTCCCACAAGGCCCTGCCTCTGAGGCGGCCAGGGGATGGCTCATCAGCCTGCCCTCCAAAGAGAGAGccctgggggcctggggaggggtctgCGAGGGAGGGGAGAACACTGCCGCCCTGATGTGACTCTTTCTGCCTGGCCAGGTGGGTTGTGCAGGCCGGTGAGCTGTGAGCAGAGCCATAAGGAATCTGGACTCACCAGGCCTGGGGATGGCTGGAAACTGCTCCTGGGAGGCCCATCCCACCAACAGGAACAAGGCAAGTGCCACCATCAGCTCCCGACCGAGGGGGCTCCCCGACCCGGGTCTGCAGGATGCTGTGGTGGGAGGAGGCAGACCCCGCCCAGCATCCCCTTCTCACACACACTGTGCCGCCCAGGCCCCATCCTCTAGCTCGGGACAGACAGGCGGGCAGCAGGGCCCCTCTGGGCTACGTGGCCTGGCCCTGGATACCGGTCACCTCGGATCCCCAGGGTCTTCATCACCGGACGCCCTCGAATCCCATCCTGTGCAGACCTTGGCATCTGTTACCAACCTCCAGAGGCCTTGTCATCTCCTCCCTGGGGAGATGGGGCGGTCAGCTCTTTCCTATGGCCGGGCCCTGTCAGGAGGCCCTGCCAGGCTGGCTCCAAGGGGCCCCTGGTGTTACGTGCTCCGTGGGGCTCTGGGCCACCCTGCCAGCGTCGCCCAAGGCCAGGGTCCGTTAGTCCCAGTTTACCGCCTGCCTCCAGGCACTAGCCATGGCTGAGACTCTGACGACCCACCAGGCTGACCCACCCCTtctgccctcccaccctcctaccCCCTACTTCTCTGAGGCCTTTGAAAATTCTGGAATTCCCTCCTGAATCCCAGGAGAAACCCTCTCAAGTTGGAAGGACCCCTGAGTTTACCAAGTGCAACCTTTGAGGAAACCTGAGGCTCATGCCAGTGTAGTAGCTTGACTGCGGTGAGTCCGGAGGTCAGGGCAGAGCCGGGACCCCAGCCCCCGGCATTTCCCCACCATGCCTGCAGCCCTGATGGTGACCACTGCGAGATGGCAGCcacaggagacagagaaggaactGGCTTGGGAGTCCCCAGAAATCCCCGGAGAAAAGGCAGAGCCCAGGGAGGGCACCAGGCTCCAGAGCAGGCATTTTACAAGGTGCTCTGTGGCCGGGATGGCAGCCACTCATCCAGTGACTCACCGGCCCTCCCGCTCTGACTCTGAGGGGAGGATTGCAGACTTCTTCCAGCCTGCGAGAGGCACTGAGGAATCTGACCTGTCAGATGCAGCCCCTGCCGCCCAGTTCCCTCCAGCGCTAGAGCTGGTCCTCCGTGGACTTGTTTAGACACTGGGTCTTGTAAATTTCTGGGTCTGCTCCCCAGCTGAGAAGAGGAAAGGCTGAGTAAAGAGCGAGCTAAGGGGTTTGAGAgttgacagacagacagacagacagatgtggggtcaataaatatatttagagGATGCCGGGCAGTGACCAGGATCCCCATGCCCTGACCTCCTGGGGTTTCCCCAAAGTTTGCCGGCACCCTCCAGTCCCTGCTTGCAGGGTCCCCTTGACCGGAGCCAGACCAGAGGTCCTTCCCTTTGTTATGGGGTATCAGGCCCAGAGAGCACTCTTTCGGGAGACCCAGCTTTCTGCCGGAGCTGGGGTCCATCTGGAAAGTGGCAGAATAGTCCTGCCTCAAGAACCTTCtggtttgtttttcagttttgttgtgTGTTTTGGAAGGAGAGTCATGAGCACTGGGTACTGACACCCGGCCTTAGATTAGGAGGAGGCCAGGTTCAGGCTCTGTGAGAAAGAGCGCTGGGAtggattagtgatgtctgccaggGTGTGGGCAGGGCAGTGACGGTGCTCTGGGCAGCCTCCGCCACCGGGGATGAGAGGTCAAAATCCACAGCCTGAGCACCGAATCCAGCTTGTAGATGTGTTATGTTTGGCCCACTccgtgttttttaaatgtgaacatTTAAAGATCAGGATAGTGTTTACATTACCATCTCGAGTTCTGGCTTCtctggggagagggaaaaggaggaTCAGCCACTCAGCCCGCTGGTCCCACTGGCGACCACCGGCTGGAGCAGGGCAGCCCGCTGGTCCCACTGGCGCCCACCGGCTGGAGCAGGGCACCGCTGACTTGCTCAGGATGGGTGCTCTCCGGTTTGCCACTGCCCCCCCATTTGCCAGCTTCTTGCACAAGACTGACGTTCATGCATTTATATGCCAGCCCAGACCCTGCAGGCAAGACTGGCATTTAGCCAGACGGACTCACACAGCCAGACCAATTGTCAAAATACACGGCTCTATAAATAGCCACTGCCTCAAGTGTCTCGCCCTCTAGGGACCCCCTTGGGTCAGATCCAGAACCCTCATGATCCAGAAACCCAGAGTTTCACCTTGGCCCAGCAGGGAACCACCTCTGATTCCCCAGGTCTCTCTGATTCCACTATAGGTCAGGGTccactttggttttgttttggcaaCTTAcaagtgattttgttttttaaaataaatattttcatgtttcagTGTGAAAAATTGCAAGTTTTGTACATTTGCACACACCTTCACCGATTCATTAATTGTTAGCCTGTTGCTACATGTGCTTTCTCTCtagtatctcttttttttaaataaatctttattatcTCTTGATAGATACTTTCTTTCCCAGAGCTATTTGAAAGTAAACTGCAGACACCAAACCCCTTTGCACCCAAACAGTTTGTATCTTCTAAGAACAAGGACACTCCCATACACAGCCACGGTACATTTTCCTATTCAGAAAGTGTAACATTGGTACAATGCATAGTCCACGTTCACATTTCCCCGTCACCCCCCTAATAGCCCCTCTAGTGATGGTTAGATCCACTCTACAATCTAGGCTTACAGCCCTGCATTAATTGGTCAGGTCTCTTTAGTTTCCTTCCACATGGAAAGCTTCCTCAGTTTTTCTTTATCTTGCACAACATGTACATTTTCTGGCCGGTGGACCACCAGGTACCTTTATGAGGGACCGTTTATTTTCACCATTTCTACTATCACTCCTGTAGGCTGCCAGCTCCAGACCCTGGGGCACAGAGGGGCAGCACTATGTCAGATCAAGGGTGTCTTCCGCTCCAGTTGGAGCCCATTCATTGCTCCAGAGCCACGTCTGTAATCAGGACCAACACACCTGGGCTCAGGTGCAGGTTTGGGGGTGGAGCCCAGCACACCTGGATGCAGGTGCGGGTTTGGGGATGAAGCCCAGCCAGCATCACCGCGTGTCTCCCCTCCACGCCTGCGCAGATGTGTCCGGGAGTGAGCGAGGCCCCGGAGCTCTACGGCCGCGGCTTCCTGACCATCGAGCAGATCGCCATGCTGCCACCACCAGCCATCATGAACTACATCTTCCTGCTTCTCTGTCTGTGCGGCCTGGTGGGCAACGGGCTGGTCCTCTGGTTTTTCGGCTTCTCCATCAAGAGGAGCCCCTTCTCCACCTACTTTCTGCACTTGGCCAGCGCGGACGTCGGCTACCTCTTTAGCAAGGCCGTGTTCTCCATCCTGAACACGGGGGGCTTCCTGGGCTCGTTTGCCGACTACGTCCGCGCGGTGTCCCGGATCCTGGGGCTCTGCATGTTCGTCACCAGCGTGAGCCTCCTGCCAGCCATCAGCTCAGAGCGCTGCCTGTCGGTCATCTTTCCCTCTTGGTACTGGCGCCGGCGGCCCAAGCGCCTGTCGGCTGTGGTGTGCTCCCTGCTCTGGGCCCTGTCACTCCTGATCACCAGCATCCACAGCTACTTCTGCATGTTCCTGGGCCGCCAGGCGTCCAGGACGGGCTGCGGGCACGTGGACGCCTTCCTGGGCATCCTGCTGTTCCTGGTCTTCTGTCCGCTTATGGTGCTGCCCTGCCTGGCACTCGTCCTGCACGTGGAATGCCGGGCCCGGCGGCGCCACCGCTCGGCCAAGCTCAACCACGTCATCCTGGCCGTGGTCTCGGTTTTCCTCGTGTCCTCCATCTACTTAGGGATCGACTGGTTCCTCTTCTGGGTCTTCCAGATCCCGGCCCCCTTCCCCGAGTATGTCACCGACCTGTGTATCTGCATCAACAGCAGCGCCAAACCTGTCGTCTACTTCCTGGCCGGCAGGGACAAGTCACAGCGGCTGTGGGAGCCCCTCAGGGTGGTCTTCCAGCGGGCCCTGCGAGACGGGGCCGAGCCGGGGGAGGCGGGGGGCGGCACGCCCAACACGGTCACCATGGAGATGCAGTGCTCCTCGGGGAATGCCTCGTGAGAGGCCAGCTCCTGGAGGGGAGGCGGGGGCCAGCTGGAGTGGCCTCCAGAGACCCTTTGCAGGGGGACAGGAGTTGGACAGCAGCCCCGGGGCCCGAGTGCAAGGAGAAAAATCTGCTCCCCGCCCGCGTGCCACCTTCACCTGGGGCCGAGGCTCTGGGGGTGGCCGAGAGACAGAAGAGCCACTTCCAAACAGACCCCGTGGCCTCACCAGGCTCCTCCCAGCTATCCTTCTTCCGTGACCCACTCTGCAGAAGTTGCCCCCGGGCGGTGGGCCAGGTGTGGGGCTCCTCCCCGCCCCAGGATGgccaggaaaggagaggagggggtCTCGCAGCCCATCCACCTCCTGCCCCATCAGCCAGCCCAtcgcccgtcgggccagcagcttTGTCCTGCTGTTGGGACACCTGCTCTCTCCTTTCTGCTCTGTCAAGGCAAGGGTGCTACCTGGGAGACGCTTCTCCTTAACCCGTCTGGGAGCCCAGTCTCTCTGCACGTGACGTTCCCTTTGGTGGCCGACATGGGGGAGCCTCTGGCACGGCGAGTGCGTGGACGCAGGAAAAGCCGTCGGCTGGCTTGAGTGGCTCGCTCTCGTTTCTGACTCCATGCCAGCCGGCATGTCTGAGCTGCCGTCCGCCTGGTCTGAGGGGCTCCGGAAGGCCGTCCTGGCAGTCTCTGGGCTATAGCCCCACCCAAAAGTGGGCACTGGCTCTACCTGGCCACCTCAGCCCACCTACAAGCACGGTGGCCCAGTTTGATGAAAAATAATCCATGTATATCAATAAACGTTTTCTATCTTGCAGCGAGGAAGGCTTCCTGCCCTCTGTCCTGTCTGTGATCTTGTTCCCACAGTGAGGACCCCACTGGCATCGGAAGCCCAGATGGGCAGCCTTTCCATGCCGCCCCCCGTGCAGCCCGCTCTGTACCCCAGCTCCCGTGCCGCCTCTCCCAGCTGGCCAGTCTACACACCGGCGTGCTCCCTCTCCTGCTAGGGTGTCCACTCCTCTGCCAGAGGGAGCTTGGTCCCCACGCTAGCCTCTGTTGGCTAACCCCCGTGCACTTTAACCCACCCAGGGCCCCCCCTGCTCCCTCTGGGAACCTTAGTTTTCATCACACCTACTGGGTTCTAGGCTCTCTGCTGCCCATGAAGAACacagtgtgcgggcttccctggtggcgcagtggttgagaatccgcctgccaatgcaggggacacgggttcgagccccggtccgggaagatcccacatgccgcggagcaactaagcccgtgcaccacaactactgagcctgtgctctagagcccgtgagccacaactactgaagcccgcgtgcctagagcccgtgctccacaacaagagaagccaccgcaatgggaagcccgtgcactgcaacgaagagcagcccccgctcgccgcaactagagaaagcccgcgcacagcaacgaagacccaacacagccaaaaataaataaataaaaaatgaataaataagtttaaataataataaaaaaaagaacacagtgtGTCCACACAGAGACCCCCCGGGTGGCTGCTGCATCCTCGGCAATATtgcaccccctgccccacccagaaCTCTCTGTCCTAAGCTCTCTGAGTCAGGGCTGGCGCCTCTGAGCCTGGCACCTCCCGACCCCACAACAATAGGCTGAAGCCcctcccaggagacagcctcCACTGGAGCCG
This region of Mesoplodon densirostris isolate mMesDen1 chromosome 7, mMesDen1 primary haplotype, whole genome shotgun sequence genomic DNA includes:
- the LOC132494281 gene encoding mas-related G-protein coupled receptor member F; this encodes MAGNCSWEAHPTNRNKMCPGVSEAPELYGRGFLTIEQIAMLPPPAIMNYIFLLLCLCGLVGNGLVLWFFGFSIKRSPFSTYFLHLASADVGYLFSKAVFSILNTGGFLGSFADYVRAVSRILGLCMFVTSVSLLPAISSERCLSVIFPSWYWRRRPKRLSAVVCSLLWALSLLITSIHSYFCMFLGRQASRTGCGHVDAFLGILLFLVFCPLMVLPCLALVLHVECRARRRHRSAKLNHVILAVVSVFLVSSIYLGIDWFLFWVFQIPAPFPEYVTDLCICINSSAKPVVYFLAGRDKSQRLWEPLRVVFQRALRDGAEPGEAGGGTPNTVTMEMQCSSGNAS